A single Lolium perenne isolate Kyuss_39 chromosome 6, Kyuss_2.0, whole genome shotgun sequence DNA region contains:
- the LOC127308013 gene encoding cation transporter HKT1;3, with the protein MNLSLLVYLKSLQTFCAFAATKLYAFAKSAQRSMKYSCQFICQTNPFFIQATYFTLISFAGYEALKVLKSQDKSNTLQELDVLFTAVSASTVSSMATVEMEDFSSRQLWILAILMLIGSEVFTSILSLHLKAKFNTEKSLNRRDHSSQLDIESISITNFGPNTSHGTKDTMSFSDIWLANKEHVDPKTIELLGTAATVYLLITNLGSSLLIYLYLKLVPDAQEVLKRKGIGLFLFSVFTAISSLANCGFTPVNENMIIFQKNSVLLLLIIPQILVGSTLFAPCFRFMVWSLQKITGKEEWQFILQHPKAIGYKHLMSTRKCAYLILTVVGFIILQTILFCSLEWSSKALQEMSSYQKIVGALFQSANARHAGESIVDMSSLSSAIMVLYTVMMYLPGYTSFLPNYDDRYSKAEKKYNRKRLLEDWIFSQLSYLAIFVMLICITEREALTTDPLNFNVFSILFEVVSAYGNVGFSVGYSCKRMLKQDVHCKDASYGFVGKWSDKGKLILIIVMVLGRLKAYNLKGGRAWKLR; encoded by the exons ATGAATCTTTCTCTTCTAGTCTACCTAAAAAGTCTTCAAACTTTCTGTGCATTTGCAGCCACCAAGTTGTATGCTTTTGCCAAATCTGCACAGCGTTCTATGAAATACTCCTGCCAGTTCATCTGTCAAACGAACCCATTCTTTATCCAAGCCACTTATTTCACCTTGATCTCATTTGCTGGATATGAAGCTCTAAAGGTCCTGAAGTCTCAAGATAAGTCAAATACTCTGCAAGAGTTAGATGTGTTATTTACTGCTGTCTCTGCATCAACTGTCTCAAGCATGGCTACTGTTGAAATGGAGGATTTCTCAAGCAGACAACTCTGGATTTTGGCAATACTAATGCTTATTGGTAGTGAGGTATTCACTTCAATACTTAGTCTTCACTTAAAGGCTAAATTCAATACAGAAAAGTCACTCAATAGAAGAGATCACTCATCTCAGCTTGATATTGAATCTATTAGTATCACAAACTTTGGTCCCAACACTAGCCATGGCACAAAAGATACAATGTCATTTTCCGATATCTGGCTGGCAAACAAAGAGCACGTTGATCCCAAGACTATTGAACTTTTAGGTACTGCGGCGACAGTCTACCTTCTAATAACAAATTTAGGGAGCTCCTTACTTATCTACCTCTACCTAAAGCTAGTACCAGATGCACAAGAAGTTCTGAAGAGAAAAGGGATTGGGCTCTTCTTGTTTTCTGTATTTACAGCTATATCCTCACTTGCAAATTGTGGCTTCACTCCAGTAAATGAGAATATGATCATCTTCCAGAAGAACTCCGTTCTGCTATTGCTAATTATTCCTCAGATACTAGTAGGAAGCACATTATTTGCACCATGCTTCAGATTCATGGTGTGGTCACTCCAGAAGATTACTGGGAAAGAAGAATGGCAGTTCATTCTTCAACATCCAAAGGCCATCGGATACAAGCATCTTATGAGTACAAGAAAGTGTGCTTATTTGATTTTAACTGTTGTGGGCTTTATAATTCTGCAAACCATATTGTTTTGCTCTTTGGAATGGAGCTCCAAGGCTTTGCAGGAAATGAGCAGCTATCAAAAGATTGTAGGCGCCCTATTTCAATCAGCCAATGCAAGGCATGCCGGTGAATCTATTGTGGATATGTCAAGCCTTTCTTCAGCAATCATGGTCCTATACACAGTCATGAT GTACCTCCCTGGTTACACTTCATTTTTACCCAATTATGATGATCGGTATTCAAAGGCTGAGAAGAAATACAACAGAAAGAGGCTATTGGAGGATTGGATCTTCTCACAGTTATCATATTTGGCTATCTTTGTCATGCTAATTTGCATCACTGAGCGAGAAGCTTTAACCACAGATCcacttaattttaatgttttcagcATACTGTTTGAAGTTGTCAG TGCATATGGAAATGTGGGCTTCTCGGTTGGTTACAGTTGCAAGAGAATGCTTAAACAAGACGTTCACTGCAAAGATGCTTCATATGGGTTTGTTGGAAAATGGAGTGACAAGGGGAAATTAATTCTCATCATTGTCATGGTTTTGGGAAGGCTTAAGGCATACAATTTGAAGGGAGGAAGAGCATGGAAGCTTAGATAA